One stretch of Armigeres subalbatus isolate Guangzhou_Male chromosome 2, GZ_Asu_2, whole genome shotgun sequence DNA includes these proteins:
- the LOC134211503 gene encoding uncharacterized protein LOC134211503 isoform X2: MLPKRIASKAPKHVASKLLKTAASASKSVGKDPYLLTMSQSVLPVTVSYESIIEYALHQKSAYTGAGFHCFKAVEAKQRFECGMVKLVEGIRLGVGDLYVVRGKVMHSMKMNEPNLTPWIVINGRNGAI, encoded by the exons atgcTTCCGAAAAGAATCGCCAGCAAGGCTCCAAAACACGTCGCATCCAAGCTTCTTAAGACAGCGGCATCGGCATCCAAATCCG TCGGTAAGGATCCATACTTGCTAACAATGAGCCAGAGTGTGCTTCCCGTAACTGTAAGTTATGAGTCCATAATTGAATATGCGCTTCATCAAAAATCGGCGTACACCGGAGCAGGCTTCCATTGTTTCAAAGCCGTGGAAGCAAAACAACGATTCGAGTGTGGGATGGTGAAGCTGGTGGAGGGAATTAGGCTTGGAGTTGGAGACCTATATGTAGTGCGAGGAAAG GTGATGCATTCTATGAAAATGAATGAGCCGAATTTGACTCCGTGGATTGTGATCAATGGGCGCAATGGCGCAATATAA
- the LOC134211503 gene encoding uncharacterized protein LOC134211503 isoform X1 yields MLPKRIASKAPKHVASKLLKTAASASKSDSVILSKYAASLTAEHLERYIDKISIVGKDPYLLTMSQSVLPVTVSYESIIEYALHQKSAYTGAGFHCFKAVEAKQRFECGMVKLVEGIRLGVGDLYVVRGKVMHSMKMNEPNLTPWIVINGRNGAI; encoded by the exons atgcTTCCGAAAAGAATCGCCAGCAAGGCTCCAAAACACGTCGCATCCAAGCTTCTTAAGACAGCGGCATCGGCATCCAAATCCG ATTCCGTTATTTTAAGCAAATATGCTGCGTCCTTAACAGCAGAACATCTGGAGCGATATATTGATAAAATTTCCATAGTCGGTAAGGATCCATACTTGCTAACAATGAGCCAGAGTGTGCTTCCCGTAACTGTAAGTTATGAGTCCATAATTGAATATGCGCTTCATCAAAAATCGGCGTACACCGGAGCAGGCTTCCATTGTTTCAAAGCCGTGGAAGCAAAACAACGATTCGAGTGTGGGATGGTGAAGCTGGTGGAGGGAATTAGGCTTGGAGTTGGAGACCTATATGTAGTGCGAGGAAAG GTGATGCATTCTATGAAAATGAATGAGCCGAATTTGACTCCGTGGATTGTGATCAATGGGCGCAATGGCGCAATATAA
- the LOC134211502 gene encoding rhythmically expressed gene 2 protein codes for MSCLSRFRLITFDVHNTLLQIRSAPGKKYGELGAMFGISNNKNQLVANYVQSWHKMNRLHPNFGLKTKIGYRQWWQMMIGGIFNENGTNNIPEDKIDQMTEHFMEFFKTSGFWQHCYGSVDFLNYLKLQRHNDSQGRKEPPFKLGVISNFDPRLDVLLRNMKLNHYFDFVLNSYDVGYMKPSKEIFAAAMKASELKDLKPQECLHIGATPATDYFGARHAGWYGLLVHEKSADELSRKYGQTVDDNHVYSSLFDIHKKISNDYMKW; via the exons ATGAGCTGCCTGTCGCGTTTTCGCCTAATCACTTTCGATGTTCATAACACGTTGCTACAAATTCGGTCGGCGCCTGGCAAGAAGTATGGAGAACTTGGAGCAATGTTTGGAATTAGTAACAATAAGAATCAACTGGTGGCCAATTATGTACAAAGTTG GCATAAAATGAACCGGTTGCATCCGAATTTTGGACTGAAGACGAAAATCGGATACAGACAATGGTGGCAAATGATGATTGGAG GTATTTTCAACGAAAATGGAACAAACAACATTCCAGAGGATAAGATCGACCAGATGACAGAACATTTTATGGAATTCTTCAAAACCAGTGGTTTTTGGCAGCATTGTTATGGTTCGGTTGACTTCCTGAACTATTTGAAACTTCAACGGCACAACGATTCACAGGGCAGAAAGGAACCACCCTTTAAGCTGGGCGTTATATCCAATTTTGATCCCAGGCTTGATGTTCTGCTCAGGAATATGAAGctaaatcattattttgattTTGTGCTTAATTCCTATGATGTCGGATACATGAAACCATCGAAGGAAATTTTTGCTGCTGCCATGAAAGCTTCCGAATTGAAGGATCTTAAACCGCAAGAGTGCTTGCACATCGGAGCGACACCGGCTACCGATTATTTCGGAGCCCGACATGCTGGCTGGTATGGATTGCTAGTGCATGAAAAATCCGCAGATGAACTGTCTCGAAAATACGGACAAACGGTAGATGATAATCACGTGTACTCTAGTCTATTTGATATTCATAAAAAGATTTCAAACGATTATATGAAATGGTAA